The window GTTAGCTCTAATTCCATTCAATGCTATATCTAAACGTTTGGGATTCTCAGGATGGTAAATACCCTGAGGTGGTTTATGTCTATAAAATATACTATTGTAGAAAATAATCATATTCATGTTTCAAAATCCTCTAACTCGCTATGTGTATCAATAAACATAGTATGTATATCACTAAATAAATCTAGCGATACCGTACCTTGTAAATGGATTAGTGTACTGGATACCAATAAAGTCGTTTCTTAGATACTCTGCGATGTACATAATTTAATAAACAGTATCATTGTTTTTATCAAATCTCGTAAAGTGTGTATCGCCAATTACAAGAAATTAAAAGATGAGGTACATCGTTAATTCCCATAGTCTATATTCAATCTCCTTCCAAGAGTTAGAGATATAAAACGTCATTATTACAGCATCATATGTTAACTCTTATGTACTTATGTATTAGAACAATATATAGGTACTAATAAATATATTATTGAACTACAGGTTTATATTGATAGAAGTGCTATTCTTCTGAACAGATCTCCTACATCTTCACACTTATCTGCTGCACTCTCTATAGAGTCCATGACTTCTTTAATCAATATGCACTGTGAGGGCTGTGTATTATTGCAGAAACTAAGTACAGATTTGAATAGATCATGTCTAATATCGTCAACCTCTTCTTCTAGAGATTCTATAGAGTTAGCTATTTCTAGAACTTTCTTAGGATCCTTAGCTAAAGTATCTACAGCCTGTTTGATTAAGTCTACAGCATCTAGAACTTTTCTAGACATTGATATAAGTTTCTTACCTATATCGTTTGGTATTCTGTTTGGTGCATATAGTGCTGCTCTTCTACTCCATGCCTTAGCATAATCAGCTATATCATCAGTCATTATTATTAATCTCACGAGCTCTTCTCTATCTATTGGATGAAATATCTCTCTAGACAATTCTGCTAAAATACTCCTTTTGGATTCATCAGCTCTTCTTTCTGATTCAAAAACATTTTGCCATTCCCTTAAAACTCCCTCTTCACTTCCTTCAACTAGAGCTTCTATAAGCTTTTCTGCATGTTTTACCACATCTATAACCTTATCAACGTGTCTTACATACATTTCGAGTATCTCTTTTCTTCTTCTCATAGATATCCAGCTCCAAAACGTCACATTACGGCACCTATATAAAGGTTTTAATAAGAAAGTATATAGCTATACTTGCCGAAGCTACTAAAGGCAATGTTAAGATCCAGGCACTCATTATGAATACTATGGTTTTCACGTTTACTCCCCTAAGGCCTCTATTCTTGGCTATGCCTACGCCTATTATGGATCCTGCTGTTGCGTATGTCGTTGATATAGGTAATCCATAGCCAAACAGTATATACGGTAGTGTTGTGAAAATCCATACAACTAAAGCATTAGAGGCTTCAGAAGCCAGAGCCATAGGTATATCGAGTCTCGTAATCTTGAAAGCCAGAGTCTCTACAACTTTTTTACCGACAGTAAACCCCCCTAATGCTATAAAGAATGATGCAAATATCGCGAGAAGTCTCATAGTCTCAGTATCAGGTATTCCGAGGTACCTGCTTGTAATAGTTACATAAACACCTGTTGCATTACCAACATCGTTTGCACCAAAGGAGTATGCAGAAAAAGTTGTAACAAATATGAGAATGACCTTAGCTATACTGTTGTCTATAGACCATCGACTAAATATCCGGCTAAAGAGATTGTAGAGAGGTATTGCTAAAGCTATTGATGCTAAAGGAGATGAAATCCAGCTAATTATAATCTTTAAAACGGCATCAATCTTTATGGACATAAGACCGCCTTGTAACCATTTGGCTATACCTATACCTATGACAGCACTAGTAACACTATGTGTCGTAGATATTGGTACCCCCTTGAGAGTTGCTATAGTTATCCATATAAAGGTTGCTAAAGTTGCTGCTACAGCCTCAACAACATCTATATCTGGAACAACACCTCTACCAATAGTCTTCATAACCATATAGCCCTGAACAATAGCTCCAACAGCTTGAGATACAGCAAACAAAGCCATAGCCTTCTTTACATCAAGAGCCCCTCCACCAACAATAGCATCTATAGAGTTTGCTGTATCATTACCACCGATAGACCAAGCTATTGCTGCTGACAGAGCTAATCCAACCATTAAGAGTGAAAACAATTATGTCACCATATTTATGCAAAAGGTCTTTAGAACAAAAGCGATTTCTATAAGAATAATATAGATCAATAGGTAAGGTTTATATAGATCTATATATATGACGTTTACATGTATATAGATCTATATAAACAATAAGGTCTACGATTGTTTGTATGTTTTGTTGATAAGCAATTAGCTTAAAAACTAGGTGCACTAAGTATTAATAACCTTACTTGATCTTGTGTATCTGAGGTACTCTACTAATATGCATGTTGTATACATATCATTTTCAGTAAATCTCGCCACATTAACATTCAAGATCCTGGGCTTTATTGATACACACTCAATTTCACTTTTTGCAGATGTTCTTAACGATTTAGGTGACTGTATAGGTCTAGGTTTCCTAATATTTGGCTTAATACTCTCAAAAAAGAAGAGAAGTAGTATAGCGTATCCGTTCGGTATGAGTAGGGCTCTCTACGTGTTTAGTTTGATATCCATATCTATTATAGGTGGCTTCCTTTTCTCCATATCGTTTATAAAGTCTATAGAAGTCTTACTTCATGATGGAATCCTTAGTTCGAGTAGCAAGGCTATAGTATTTGCTCTGATAGCTTTAATCCTCAACAGCTTTAACATGATGATCTCAATAGCTTCCAAAAATGATTTTGACCCTGTAACAACAGGTACCTTTGTAGATAGTATGGTAGATTTCTTTGGAAGCATTATAGCATTTACATCTGTTGTGACTGCGAATAACTTTGTTGATGGTATAGGTGGCGTTATTGTTTCTATAATACTCTTGATCTCGTCCATAGTACTTGGTTATAGATACTTCTTAGTTCTCATAGGTAGAGCTCCACCTAAAGAAGAACTCTTAAAAATACTTAACACAGTTTTATTCATACCTAATGTAGCTGACGTTAATGAGCTTAAAGCTATCATGCTAACCGAGAATGAATACCTTGTTGTACTTGAGGTCGAAATTAATGAAAACATAGAGGTAGAGGATTTGGAAACAGTTAGCAAGATTGTAGAGAACGAAATCAGAAAGGCTATACATAAGGTTAAACATGTAGTTGTAGAATTTGTTTCTAGAAAAAGAGAGCCCCCAACGTATAGAAGAATAATTGAGGAAATAAACAAATTAAAAGAGTAGTAGAGATATAGATCAGGCATAAGGGGTATCTATGAAGGCTGCAGTACTCAGAAATAACGTAGAGATTAAAGCTGAAGGATGCAGCAGAAGATATCCAGAGCTTCCATGGATTGAAGAACCTCTGTCTATAGACGATGTAGATGATCCCATCATAAACTTTGATCAAGCTTTAGTTAAGGTATCTGTATGTGGTATGTGTTATACGGATATAGATATTATTGAGGGAAGAATTAAATGTAAACTGCCTGATATACCCGGGCATCAAATTGTTGGCAAAGTTGTTGATGATGGTAAAAATGTGAATGAATTCAGTATAGGTGATAGAGTTGGTATAGCATGGATAGGACACACATGTAATCAATGTCTCTACTGCAGATCTGGGCAAGAAAATTTATGTGAAGAATTCAAAGCTATTGGATGTCATATAGATGGGGGGTATGCAGAATATGTAGCTGTATATAGCAACTATATGTACCGTGTACCAAAGAATTTAGATGATGAATATGTCGCTCCACTTATGTGTGCAGGTGCTGTTGGTTATAGAGCTTTGAAACTTGTCCAAATGATTGACGGGCTTAGACTAGGATTGTTTGGCTTTGGATCATCAGCACACATAGTTATACAGATAGCTAGAAAACTGTATCCCTCTTCAGAAATCTATGTATTTACGAGAAGTGATCACCATAAGGATCTGGCTAAAAAACTTGGAGCAGACTGGGTAGGAAATCCTCAAGAAGATCCTCCAAAGAAAATAAATAGAGCAATAGATTTTACACCAGTAGGAGAAACAGTTGCTAGAGCTCTAGAGGTTCTAGATAGAGGGGGAAAACTTGTTATAAATGTTATAAGAAAGCAAACTGATGTAAACCTAGACTATTTAAAACATATTTGGCAAGAAAAAGAATTGAAAAGCGTTGCAAACGTTACTAGAGCAGATGTAAAAGAGCTTCTAGAAATAGTGAAATTACATCCAATAGATATACATATCCAAAGCTATACATTAAATAATGTAAATAAAGCCTTGAGAGACCTAAAAATGGCAAAAACAAAAGGCTCACCAGTACTAAGAATATCTTAATGAGATCTATACGGATTATCGTATTATTAATTACATATTTATTTCAATTAATCTTGAATTGAATAATATATGTAATACAGAGATTATAAATTTTGTGATCTAATCATGAAATAACCCACTATCTTCACATATATCAGATACCGTACTACATAATTCATTGAGGTAGATATATTTATGAAGAAGAAACTGATTAAGGATATAGAAAGAGAGACATCAGAAACTGCACCAGGTTTTCTACATGTTTTGAACTCATTATGTCTAAAAAGTTATGGTAAAAAATGTATAGATCTCTTACTACTAGATCCAGAAAAACTCATAAACATTGTTTCCAATTATACAAATAATATCATGGAGACCAAAACCATAATCAAGCTGCTATTCATTAAGCCACTTTTATCCGCTATTAATGAAGAGTGTGATCTTGATCAATGGACGGAGCTATTTATCTGTGATCCAAATACATTTAAAGAAGAGATCTCAGGACTGATGAAAAATAAGCTAGATCTCAATACACTCAGAACTTCTTAAATGATTTAAAATTATAGGTATAGGATCTTCAACATACTTCCAGGACTTTATCGAAGGAACCCACTCCGTATAAGGAATATTAACAACACTTGTGTAGCCTTTTACAAATATATATTCAAAAGAATCAACAATGTATCCCTTTAATTGATCAAGAAACCAAAGCAAATTATTCTTAAATTCTGAAATCCCGCCCTCAGGTAGAGATAGATAAAGTATAACCTTTTTACTATTGTTGCACCAGCTACAAGCAATCATGAGTGGATGCCTAGCTATAGATAAGCATAGAGCTTGTGGATCAATTACACCATCAATAACGATGCCCATCTTTAGATTCGATATGTAGGCAGTTTTTGTTATAGCTACCCTGTATCCAAAAATAAATTTTGAGGCTCTATTAACAGCTTTCCTAGTTTTCTGTAGTGCAAACTTTTTACTGAACTTGTTACCAAGAATTTCAGATAATTCTTTAAGTGTAAGTGTAGGATTTATCAGAAGTGCGTCTAGTACACTTAGCGCAAGACCATCTATCTTTGGTTTTCCATCCCAGTCACTTGGTAGAAATAGCGGTTTACTAAAACATGATTCAAATGACTTACTATTGACGATATCTTCTATAGGTCCTTCAATAGCTCTAAGTAAATACTCTGGCAATGGTTTAGATCTGATAACATACTCATAAAGATATGTACTTACATCAATACCTCTAACACCTTCATAATTCCTATAGATATTAACCATATTCTCGGGAACATACAAGGATATCATGACTATGTTAGGAATAGATAGGACAACGGATCTAACAAAAGGTATTGATGTAGTCACATTGGCGAGACCGTTGCATTTTCTTACTTTCTTGACTTTAGTAATAATAGCAATACCCTTTAACCTAAGTTTGTGAATAAGAAGATCGGGTATGAGAGAGACACCCATGTTATCAATGAATTTAAAGAAACTCTTGACATATTTTGTCTTTCTGTATCTAACTATTCCTTCATCTCTCAATTCTCTGAGAATCTCTGAAGACGTTAAAACACTTGATACATAAAGATGCTCTAGAATTTTCGAGAGCTTCTTTTCAGCTACCTTGCTGAGTCTAACTATGGTCAAAATATCACACATCCAAACTCTTCAATATATAACTACACTACTACTTAAAAATATCTGTTAGAACTCCTTTATAAGTGCTTCAAAATTACGAGATCATGGAGCATCAAGATAATTAAGTTTCTAGATCAAGCACCTAAAGAATCTTTGTACTTTAACACATAATACTCCATTTAGATAATACAGAGATTTGGTGCCAGCAGATGCAAAAAAGAGAAATCAGCATACTAATTAAATCAACCAGATATCTCCCAATAATAATCATGATTATAGCATTATTGATGTCGATCATAAGAGTGAGTATAGTTCATACCGGTGGTACCGAGAACCCCAAGGATCCATCTCCTATCTAAGTTCAATACAAATATTAAGTCTTTTTACTATTGTAGATAGATCTTCAACTAACGATTTACTCATTCTCTTAATTCTTGATATGCTTTAGTCTCTGTTTAGGTTCTTAAATTCATCATAAACTGATTTTTTGTGCTCTACCTCTTTCTAGTGCTTCTACATAGATGTAGTGTGCCACTATTACGTCTTGTATTGCTAATCCTGTGGAATCGAATATTGTTATCTCTTTATCTGTTTCTCGACCTTTCTTTATTCCTGCAACTATCTCCCCTAGTTCAGCATATACGTCTTTTACAGATATTATCTTCTGTGATATAGGCACATTTATTTCTCCACTATGTACTGCTTGTTCTATATCATCCACAACTATTTTTGCTCTTTTTAGTATTTCTGGATCTAGCTCTTGTTTTCCTGGTGCATCTGCTCCCATAGCGTTTATATGTATTCCTTCATGAACCCATTCATTTTTTACTATTGGTTTTCTACTTGGTGTTAGTGTAGCTAATACATCTACAGGTTCAATAGCCTCTCTAGGAGTGTCAACAGCTATTGTTTTTATTCCTAGCTTTTCTTCTGTTTCTTTAGCCAATTTTTCTGCTTTTGATTTAACTACATCATATATGTACACCTTTTCCATATCTACAATCTTTGAAAAGGCCTCTATATGGAATTTTGCTAAGAATCCTGCACCAATTATCCCTATAGAGGTTGCATTAGGATTAGCTAGATATTTCGTTGCTACCGTAGCTGTCGCACCTGTTCTCGCACCTGTTATCCATGTTCCATTCATTATACATAGAATTTTACCTGACTTTGGGTCGAAGAGCAGTATTGTTGCCATAACCGTTGGAAGTTTATAGACATCGGGGTTCATTGGATGTGAATTCACAAGCTTCACCCCAGCTATATCTAGCGATTCTAGGTAGGCAGGCATAGCCCTTAAGTCTCCTTGATATTTATCAAAGAATAGATATACTTTTGGTGGCATTTGAACTCTTTTTAATCCTTTTTCACGAAAAACTATCTCCATAAGTTCTATGACTCTACTCATATCCATTATGTCTGATACATCTTTATCGCTTAGAATCAGCACCTTCATTTTTATCACCAAATAAATAGTATTGGATCCGCATATATAAGTTTTATGTAATGATGTTTAAAGATGTTTAAACTACTTACACTAAGAAATATAAATGTTTTAAGTACTACGTCAAGTGTAACAACATGTTATATCTCTTACACATTAATCTACATCTGAGATACATATCTTTGAACCACTGTATTTCTTTTTAAATGCTTTCGAAACATCTACATTAAGTAAATTAGCTATACTTAAGGTCCATGCAATAACATCTGCTATCTCTTCTTCAATACCCTCTTTATCGCCATTTAGAATTGCTTCAGCTAATTCACCTACCTCTTCAATAAGCCACGTAAATGTAGCATAAAGACCTCTTGCGCTGTCTCTCTCAAGGTATTCTTTTTTTATATACTCTTGAATACACTTCAGATCCATGTTTATAACCAGTATATAGTGTATATCGACAAAATTTATACTGATATTCCAGATAAACAACGTTAAGCTTAATTTCTCACCAATCTGTAGACCATATTCCGGGAACCTTATGATAGTTCGTGGAAAAATCATGTTAATCCTTAGTATGTTGTTGCTGGTAGTATTTACTTTAGTTGTTATACAGATAATTCTATCGCTACTAGCTCCGGGAGTTGCTGAAACTATAGGTCTCTATCCGTTTAGATTCTGGTGGATGTGGTGGATTATCGATATAGTTGTTTACGGTCTCTCGATAACTGTACTTATATTGATCGGCCTAGGTATAGGTAGATTTATTGAAAAGAGAATTCCCATAGATCTGGATCATCTTAAAGCGTCTATGATTTCGACATCTCTTGCTGTTATAAGTGGAGCTATATTCGTATTTATGTTTGTAACATACTTACTTGATTACCAACTAGCTACCACATTGTTTATCATAGCGATTCTTTTCGCTTTAATACCGTCTCTTATTTCATGGCTTGTAGCTCCAGCTATAATCAATGTCATGTATAGATGCAGATACGATCCTCAGCTTCAGAAGATTGTTGATAGAGTTGCTACTAGAGCTGGTATGAAACCTCCTAAGGCTGTTGTTGCTGAAATGCCTATTCCTAACGCCTTTGCCTATTCATCGCCTCTAATGGGTAGATATGTAGCTATCACAACAGGTCTTTTTAAAACCGTTAGTAGAGATGGACTTGAAGCTGTAATTGGTCACGAACTTGGACACCACAAGCATAGAGATAATGCTGTTATAATGTTATTTGGTTTAATTCCATCAACGATATACTTTGTAGGTCGATTCCTCCTATATATTGGGTTCGTGGATAGGTATAGTGATGGTGGTGAAAGAAGAAGATCTGGAGGAGGAATGCTGTTTATGATAGTGGGTGTGGTACTTATTGTTGTAAGCATTTTGCTGCAGGTAGCTGTCTTATCTCTATCGAGATTAAGGGAGCACTATGCTGATGCGCATGGGGCTAAGGTTACCTCGCCTTTTGCCATGATAGGTGCTTTGAAATCTCTTGATCAATTCTATAGATCTACTGGTGCTAGAAAACTTATAGCCGATAGCAAGATCAAACCATTATTCATATATTCTTTAGCTGAATCGTTAGTAGGTTTTGAGGAGATGCTTTCAACACATCCGCCAATATATAAGAGGATTGCATTTCTAGAATCATTGATAGGAAAAGAGATAGAAGCTTAAAGGATGCTAAAGTCACATATAGATGTAATCCTTATACACTTCATGTTTTATGATAGCCTAATATAGGCTGGGCTACATGATTTTGTGTGAATGGTGTAGTCTATGGATATTAGAATCTATAGAATCTCATTAGAGAGCTCTGGTTATGGTGCTCAGGATGTAACTGCCTATATAGCGGAACTCGTTTATAAAAATAATCTCCGTAAAGGTTTAGCTGTAGTTTATACAAATGAAAAAGGTTGTAGTGTAGTAGAGATAGAATATGAACCTGAATTACTGGCAGATCTTGAAGAATTTTTGAAAAAAATTGGCTGCATGGATGGTGGTTTCTGCAGTATATTGTTGGGTAAAAGCGTTGTTGTGCCTATAGTCAATAACTCTCTTTTCCTTGGTCAATTTAAGAAGATAGTATTTATTGATGTTTCTAGAATTAGTGGAGAAAAGTCTCTGGTGATTGTTCTTGAAGGTTTATTCAAAGATAGTTGAGGTTAGAACCTACGGGCCAATGGTTCTACATCCTATAACATATGCAGTCAAAGAGGTTATTCGTGAATGTAAAGCTAGTATAGGATTGGTTTGGTTATCTGTTGAAGGAGCTACACCAGCCCTTGTAGTACTTAGTAGAGGAATGTATAAAGATTTTCTAAATTTCATCTGTAGACTTATTCCATTCAATGGCTGGAGACACGGTAATGCATATGCACATCTGATATCAACATTGATTTCAACAAATATCGCAGTTCCTATTATGGATGGTTCTCTAGTTTTATCACCTGATGACGATATATATCTTCTTGAAACAAGATCTGTTCATAACCATGTGAGGAGAATATCCATACAGATACATACTGTTTAAGTATCAGCTAGAAGCTTTTTAGATACTAGCTCACGTGTAAGTAGTTCTACAATTTTTCTAGTTTTACTTCTAATTATGGTGATACCTCCAATATCTTCAACAATAATATCTCCATATTTATATCTGTTTAGTATCTCTTTCAATTCAGTACTATTGATCGCTACAACTACATAATATCCAGCAGGATCTTTTCTGGATAGAATTTCCCTAACAATTCTGTTAGTACTTACTTCTTTCTTATTCATATACTGATAACCTTAATCATTTTTTCATGACTTTGTGCTATAGACTCTATAGTCTCTCTATCAAACCAATCTCTATAAGCATTTTCAACCTTAAGTGAAGCCGCGATGATCCCCTTTATAGATGAACTCAATATATTTTCGTTTCTAGCTCTATAATACGATGTCACTGCTAGAAGAACATCACCAGCACCTACCTCATCTACAGTATTCACGGATAATGAAGGTATGTAAAGTACTTCTCCTGAATAGACTAGATATGTTCCTCTAACATCGAGACTAACTAGAAATGCTGTATCTAATGTGGTACTAAGCTCTTTGATACTCTTAATAACCATCTGTTCTTCTTTAGCAAAACAAAACTCCTTAATATTGCCGTGAACTATATCGATATACGGCAGCATAAGTTCTAAACCTTCTATCCATTCACAAGTAATTCTATTGTCTCTAATATTTCTAACAAATCCCTGAATATCGAGAGCTACCACATTAATTGTAGATCGACTAAAATCCTCAATAATCAAGTATATGGAATCTATATCGGTTTCTCTCATTATTGGCGCAATAATTACTATATTGAATTCTCCCATTTTTAAATAACTCTCTATAACTTCTTTAGAGATTTTACTTGATGTTCCTTGAAACTCTACAGCTTTTCCACTATTTATAATGAATATAGGCATACTATTGGACTTTATCTCAAATACCTTTATACCATAGCTATTGAGTAAACCTAGAACAAGTCCTCTATAATTTTCGTCAACATTAGTAAGAATGTATGTTTCT is drawn from Ignisphaera sp. and contains these coding sequences:
- a CDS encoding DUF47 family protein, whose product is MTFWSWISMRRRKEILEMYVRHVDKVIDVVKHAEKLIEALVEGSEEGVLREWQNVFESERRADESKRSILAELSREIFHPIDREELVRLIIMTDDIADYAKAWSRRAALYAPNRIPNDIGKKLISMSRKVLDAVDLIKQAVDTLAKDPKKVLEIANSIESLEEEVDDIRHDLFKSVLSFCNNTQPSQCILIKEVMDSIESAADKCEDVGDLFRRIALLSI
- a CDS encoding inorganic phosphate transporter, whose amino-acid sequence is MFSLLMVGLALSAAIAWSIGGNDTANSIDAIVGGGALDVKKAMALFAVSQAVGAIVQGYMVMKTIGRGVVPDIDVVEAVAATLATFIWITIATLKGVPISTTHSVTSAVIGIGIAKWLQGGLMSIKIDAVLKIIISWISSPLASIALAIPLYNLFSRIFSRWSIDNSIAKVILIFVTTFSAYSFGANDVGNATGVYVTITSRYLGIPDTETMRLLAIFASFFIALGGFTVGKKVVETLAFKITRLDIPMALASEASNALVVWIFTTLPYILFGYGLPISTTYATAGSIIGVGIAKNRGLRGVNVKTIVFIMSAWILTLPLVASASIAIYFLIKTFI
- a CDS encoding cation diffusion facilitator family transporter: MHVVYISFSVNLATLTFKILGFIDTHSISLFADVLNDLGDCIGLGFLIFGLILSKKKRSSIAYPFGMSRALYVFSLISISIIGGFLFSISFIKSIEVLLHDGILSSSSKAIVFALIALILNSFNMMISIASKNDFDPVTTGTFVDSMVDFFGSIIAFTSVVTANNFVDGIGGVIVSIILLISSIVLGYRYFLVLIGRAPPKEELLKILNTVLFIPNVADVNELKAIMLTENEYLVVLEVEINENIEVEDLETVSKIVENEIRKAIHKVKHVVVEFVSRKREPPTYRRIIEEINKLKE
- a CDS encoding zinc-binding alcohol dehydrogenase family protein; amino-acid sequence: MKAAVLRNNVEIKAEGCSRRYPELPWIEEPLSIDDVDDPIINFDQALVKVSVCGMCYTDIDIIEGRIKCKLPDIPGHQIVGKVVDDGKNVNEFSIGDRVGIAWIGHTCNQCLYCRSGQENLCEEFKAIGCHIDGGYAEYVAVYSNYMYRVPKNLDDEYVAPLMCAGAVGYRALKLVQMIDGLRLGLFGFGSSAHIVIQIARKLYPSSEIYVFTRSDHHKDLAKKLGADWVGNPQEDPPKKINRAIDFTPVGETVARALEVLDRGGKLVINVIRKQTDVNLDYLKHIWQEKELKSVANVTRADVKELLEIVKLHPIDIHIQSYTLNNVNKALRDLKMAKTKGSPVLRIS
- the ala gene encoding alanine dehydrogenase, producing MKVLILSDKDVSDIMDMSRVIELMEIVFREKGLKRVQMPPKVYLFFDKYQGDLRAMPAYLESLDIAGVKLVNSHPMNPDVYKLPTVMATILLFDPKSGKILCIMNGTWITGARTGATATVATKYLANPNATSIGIIGAGFLAKFHIEAFSKIVDMEKVYIYDVVKSKAEKLAKETEEKLGIKTIAVDTPREAIEPVDVLATLTPSRKPIVKNEWVHEGIHINAMGADAPGKQELDPEILKRAKIVVDDIEQAVHSGEINVPISQKIISVKDVYAELGEIVAGIKKGRETDKEITIFDSTGLAIQDVIVAHYIYVEALERGRAQKISL
- a CDS encoding MazG nucleotide pyrophosphohydrolase domain-containing protein; this encodes MDLKCIQEYIKKEYLERDSARGLYATFTWLIEEVGELAEAILNGDKEGIEEEIADVIAWTLSIANLLNVDVSKAFKKKYSGSKICISDVD
- a CDS encoding zinc metalloprotease HtpX, translating into MLILSMLLLVVFTLVVIQIILSLLAPGVAETIGLYPFRFWWMWWIIDIVVYGLSITVLILIGLGIGRFIEKRIPIDLDHLKASMISTSLAVISGAIFVFMFVTYLLDYQLATTLFIIAILFALIPSLISWLVAPAIINVMYRCRYDPQLQKIVDRVATRAGMKPPKAVVAEMPIPNAFAYSSPLMGRYVAITTGLFKTVSRDGLEAVIGHELGHHKHRDNAVIMLFGLIPSTIYFVGRFLLYIGFVDRYSDGGERRRSGGGMLFMIVGVVLIVVSILLQVAVLSLSRLREHYADAHGAKVTSPFAMIGALKSLDQFYRSTGARKLIADSKIKPLFIYSLAESLVGFEEMLSTHPPIYKRIAFLESLIGKEIEA
- a CDS encoding YjbQ family protein, which produces MDIRIYRISLESSGYGAQDVTAYIAELVYKNNLRKGLAVVYTNEKGCSVVEIEYEPELLADLEEFLKKIGCMDGGFCSILLGKSVVVPIVNNSLFLGQFKKIVFIDVSRISGEKSLVIVLEGLFKDS
- a CDS encoding YjbQ family protein; translation: MKVYSKIVEVRTYGPMVLHPITYAVKEVIRECKASIGLVWLSVEGATPALVVLSRGMYKDFLNFICRLIPFNGWRHGNAYAHLISTLISTNIAVPIMDGSLVLSPDDDIYLLETRSVHNHVRRISIQIHTV
- a CDS encoding PfkB family carbohydrate kinase, with translation MRVLYIGNLTLDKIGERLRVGGSGYYGGRALAAYLDVETYILTNVDENYRGLVLGLLNSYGIKVFEIKSNSMPIFIINSGKAVEFQGTSSKISKEVIESYLKMGEFNIVIIAPIMRETDIDSIYLIIEDFSRSTINVVALDIQGFVRNIRDNRITCEWIEGLELMLPYIDIVHGNIKEFCFAKEEQMVIKSIKELSTTLDTAFLVSLDVRGTYLVYSGEVLYIPSLSVNTVDEVGAGDVLLAVTSYYRARNENILSSSIKGIIAASLKVENAYRDWFDRETIESIAQSHEKMIKVISI